In the Thermodesulfobacteriota bacterium genome, CCTGGAACACCGGATCGTGGAAGGCGTTGGAGTGCATCGACCCCTTCCACTGGTCGAAGATCTCCGCGTGGCAGCCCCGGCACCGCTGGGGCGGGAAGAAGTCGGTGGAGAGCACGGGCTTGCCCGTGGCCGTGTTGAGGAGGCTCGGGAAGAACGGGAACTGCTCGGACGCTGCGGAGGTCAGGGGTTGGCTCCAGGCCAGGAGCAGGGCCGACACGCAAAGGACCAGATGGGGCGCTCTCATGATGGTCTTCCCTCCCAAGGCATGGCCGGCGGGGGGCCGGCAAACACAGCGGGGCGGCGGCGCCGCCCGCGGTCACTCGCTCTTGCAGGACTCCCTGCGGGCCCGCTCCCCCACCAGCTCCGCGAGGCTTCGGGCCCCGAAGATCCGCTCCATGGTCTGGCGGGCCTCGCTCCACAGGTCGTGGACCGGGCAGACGCACTCCCGTTCGCAGGGCTGCCCCTCCAGCAGGCAGATGTTGAGGGCCAGGGGCTCGTCCACAGCCTGCATCACGTCCAGCAGGGTGACGTGGGCAGGATCCCGGGCCAGGCAGAACCCCCCCGCCACGCCCCGCTTCGACCGCACGAGCCCCCCGCGGATGAGGGGCTGGAGGATCTTGGTGAGAAACGCGGGCGAGATGCGCTCGGCGACGCAGATCTCCTGCTTCGAGACCACGGCGGCCGGGTAGCGCCCGGCCAAGT is a window encoding:
- a CDS encoding Rrf2 family transcriptional regulator, whose translation is MIITRATEYSIRAMLHLAGRYPAAVVSKQEICVAERISPAFLTKILQPLIRGGLVRSKRGVAGGFCLARDPAHVTLLDVMQAVDEPLALNICLLEGQPCERECVCPVHDLWSEARQTMERIFGARSLAELVGERARRESCKSE